TTATGACTTTATATATTGGATAACCGTTTGATTAATTCTTATATTTAAGAACTAAGTTGATATCAGTTTCTTTACTTcgttatctattttttaaaacaaaacaaagtgGGACAACGGCATTTGAAAACTTAGTTTTGGTCAAAGGAAACCATAcgaaaagagagaagaaaaagtaaaatgatTATCAAACGGATATTATGGCTTTTACCTTGCACAAATCCAGTCACCGGACTTCCAAGCGGAGGCAGCAGCACGAGCGGGGCTGGCAAAAGCAAATGGGGAAATCCCTCTAGGACTAGGACGAGGAATATCGAAGTCGAAGGCCGACATGTCGTCTTTGAAAGCCCCACATTTGAAGCAGCTTGATCGGCTTGCAAAATTGTGAGCTCCACAATTTCCCACGCTACAGTACCAGTCTCCGGGCCTCACATCCGATCCTCCGTACCCGAAACCAGACCCACCTCTTCCGACACCGCCGCCGCTCTTCGGTTCGCCGCACCGCTGGCACATGTCCCTCCTCTGGAAGTTCAAATGCTGGCATGACCTACAGTTCCAGTCTCCCGGTCTACTCATCTTCTCTTTAATTCTCTCTACAAATTGTATTAACAAAGTTaacaaatgtaaaaaaaaatactcaaaattaaatgaatattttttgAAGTACAAAACATATTTCTACATTTAAAAAGATGTTTGAAACACAAGTTGTTTAATAAGTAAGTTTCTGGATTTTGAAGTTATATTTTGATAAATACGAGACATTATTTAAAGCTCAAGAAACATACTTTTAGATATGTTTTAGACTCGATAAACAAACGAGTATGTTACTAACTATTAGGTATATGATTCAAAAATTTCTAAAACTTGTAATTGaaccaaaaaaaatatatatttatactcaATACTCTCAAAGATATATAAGAAACGAAAAACAACAGAAAAGAACAAAAGTCCACTGATGTGTCAAAACGTTGAactaaaaaaaccctaaaattgaaaagaagaatGACATGGAAAAACAGAAGAATTGAAGATGAAGCACAAACCTTAAGAGTggtcaaagaaagaaagaaaaagagaagaagaattAAGAATGGCGATGGAATAGGTAAAGAAGGGAATGGTTGTTTATATACACTCAAATCCCACTCAAAAAGttgcattatatatatatatatatatatatatatatatatatatatatatatatatacatacatacatacatacacacacacacacaaaagttcaaaacaaaatattacaaaaggagagagatgATTGCTTTTgattagaaagaaagaaagaaaaaggggatattttgaacaaaaataaaagagaaacctcccttgttttcatttttctttcacttttttttcttgGAGTTTTTTGTGAGTAATATAGTACTGAATTAATTTTTTACTTAAATTTTTTGATCAATCGGTGATTTAAAATGGTATTATAATAATGTATAGTATCAAATTCTATTTTTATTGTTGCCGACTTCATTAAACTTTTAGATTTAATAGGTGATTATTAAAGAGGATTTCTAAATGTGAGAATGCTAACGTCGTGAACAAGTGCATGAAAGTATATATCAAGAGAACACTATAGCTACAACTTTACAACATGGACattggagttttttttttatatatatttactaAAATGCCTTTGtgattttgtaaaaaaaagaaaagaaagaaagaaagaaaaaaaaaagtaaattaaaaatttaaaaaaagtttcttttttcacccctctttttcttttaggggACATGGAGCAAAGATGGGATGGAGGTACACATTCAACTATTTCAGCTAAACAAAtctttagggtttagggtttcaaaattttggaaggcaacatttttttttttcttttttctttatttagtTTTGTAGAGAACTTTCTTTAATGGT
This region of Cucumis melo cultivar AY chromosome 7, USDA_Cmelo_AY_1.0, whole genome shotgun sequence genomic DNA includes:
- the LOC103494712 gene encoding RNA-binding protein involved in heterochromatin assembly dri1-like, which translates into the protein MSRPGDWNCRSCQHLNFQRRDMCQRCGEPKSGGGVGRGGSGFGYGGSDVRPGDWYCSVGNCGAHNFASRSSCFKCGAFKDDMSAFDFDIPRPSPRGISPFAFASPARAAASAWKSGDWICARSGCNEHNFASRMECFRCSAPRDSY